The following are encoded in a window of Lampris incognitus isolate fLamInc1 chromosome 15, fLamInc1.hap2, whole genome shotgun sequence genomic DNA:
- the LOC130125479 gene encoding uncharacterized protein LOC130125479 — MKVIKDNVLHRLKAYNLSQLVDFMVTRFEDYYIRRLTDFASNRVVRRQPRPSTSDVDCQRITRKNTLEMEFLLGLLRPSQVRSGGEPPSHQDEASDATYEATSSSVAGTSTSDTEDLKRQLDDFVGDLKRKLEEDESYSAPVKAFLSTFSKLHTDSAIQSALFSIGKAPQAQPMGRKRPRGFLQTTTTIGVQPTAVRRRKTPLGGRRSLGAGRPPKSSKKEHGYHKKGRAKPAPHNLSFCVQENSALGKTH; from the exons ATGAAGGTTATCAAAGACAATGTGCTGCACAGGCTTAAGGCCTACAATCTTTCCCAACTGGTTGACTTTATGGTGACCCGGTTCGAGGACTATTACATCAGGCGCCTCACTGATTTTGCCAGCAACAGGGTGGTCAGGCGGCAACCAAGGCCATCTACCTCAGATGTGGACTGCCAGAGAATCACACGG AAGAACACCTTGGAGATGGAGTTTCTGCTGGGACTGCTCCGACCCTCTCAGGTGAGATCAGGAG GCGAACCACCCTCACATCAAGATGAGGCATCTGATGCTACCTATGAAGCTACTAGCAGCTCAGTAGCTGGAACAA GCACATCAGACACAGAGGACCTGAAGAGGCAGCTGGATGACTTTGTTGGAGACCTGAAAAGGAAGTTGGAGGAGGATGAGAGCTACAGCGCACCTGTTAAGGCTTTTCTGTCCACTTTCTCAAAGCTCCACACAGACTCAGCCATCCAGTCTGCTTTGTTCTCCATAGGGAAAGCACCACAAGCCCAACCGATGGGACGGAAGAGACCAAGGGGTTTCCTCCAAACAACCACCACAATAGGTGTCCAACCTACAGCGGTGAGACGAAGAAAGACCCCTTTGGGTGGGAGGAGAAGCCTTGGAGCCGGCCGGCCCCCAAAAAGCTCTAAGAAGGAGCACGGCTACCACAAGAAGGGAAGAGCAAAGCCCGCACCTCACAATCTTTCCTTCTGTGTCCAAGAAAACAGTGCCTTAGGGAAGACACACTGA
- the LOC130125478 gene encoding uncharacterized protein LOC130125478 produces the protein STRCEAKLTLATFNFVILYFSQFWTAGCFCNFGLLAVNNRTEVDYRCQHKTHCSGPKDTRCPATMTVVLKRSTEDRRSRSTDRHLGEGYLLQVKWNNNHNHLLISADALRKRDVSKETVERLSDLFQQGHSPSSALDTIKYDLQEEKGDDYFLVAADRSIVPDPGFCYRLYYKIFAKAYGVPSGEGMAVDLQKRLDAINQEHGGRCAQMEAAALYIPPAAGNVALALGQPQ, from the exons tcaactcggtgcgaagcaaagctaacgttagctaccttcaattttgtaattttgtatttttcgcaattttggacagctggctgcttttgtaattttggactgctggctgtcaacaacagaacggag GTTGATTACAGATGTCAACACAAGACACACTGCTCCGGGCCCAAGGACACACGCTGTCCTGCCACCATGACTGTGGTCCTGAAAAGGAGTACAGAGGACAGGAGGTCAAG ATCAACAGATCGTCATTTGGGGGAAGGGTACCTGCTTCAGGTGAAATGgaacaacaaccacaaccaccTTCTTATTAGTGCGGATGCTCTAAGGAAGAGAGATGTTTCCAAAGAGACAGTGGAGCGTTTGAGTGACCTTTTCCAACAAGGCCACTCCCCCTCATCTGCCCTTGACACAATAAAATATGACCTGCAGGAGGAGAAAGGTGACGACTATTTTCTGGTGGCTGCAGATCGGTCAATTGTTCCTGACCCTGGGTTTTGCTACAG GCTGTACTACAAAATCTTCGCAAAGGCCTATGGAGTTCCCTCAGGCGAAGGGATGGCTGTGGATCTTCAAAAAAGATTAGACGCCATCAACCAGGAGCACGGTGGCAGATGTGCTCAGATGGAG GCTGCTGCTCTGTAcattccacctgctgcaggcaatGTGGCATTGGCTTTGGGACAGCCACAATAA